A region of Thermovibrio ammonificans HB-1 DNA encodes the following proteins:
- the hemC gene encoding hydroxymethylbilane synthase gives MKIRIGTRKSKLALWQSEWVKAQIEKKFPDVEVELVKITTKGDKILDVPLAKIGDKGLFTKEIEEAMLRGEVDIAVHSLKDVPSKLPKGLKLIAFSDREDPRDALLSCGRYTLETLPEGAVVGTSSLRRKAQLRILRPDLQIKDLRGNVDTRIRKLKEGQYDAIILAAAGVKRLGWEEEIDEILSPERMIPSVCQGILGIEGREGDSEVERIVREAVNSYESEVAATVERAFLRTVEGGCQVPLGCYAVVNEDRILVRAFISDLNGRFYHKEEGVFRFKDLREADSIGVAVAERLLSAGGKTILEELLKCQ, from the coding sequence ATGAAGATAAGGATAGGCACGAGGAAGAGTAAGCTGGCCCTGTGGCAGTCTGAGTGGGTAAAGGCTCAGATAGAGAAGAAGTTCCCCGACGTTGAAGTTGAGCTTGTAAAGATAACAACGAAGGGGGATAAGATTCTGGACGTTCCTCTGGCAAAAATCGGAGATAAGGGGCTCTTTACCAAAGAGATTGAAGAGGCGATGCTCAGGGGAGAAGTGGACATTGCGGTTCACAGCCTTAAGGACGTTCCGAGTAAGCTCCCCAAAGGGTTGAAGCTCATTGCCTTCTCCGACAGGGAAGACCCCAGAGACGCACTTCTCTCCTGCGGCAGGTACACCCTTGAGACCCTTCCGGAAGGGGCCGTTGTAGGAACCAGCTCCTTGAGGAGAAAGGCCCAGCTGAGGATTTTAAGGCCCGACCTCCAGATTAAAGACCTAAGGGGCAACGTGGATACACGGATAAGGAAGCTCAAAGAGGGTCAGTATGACGCAATAATCCTTGCAGCCGCAGGAGTTAAAAGGCTGGGCTGGGAGGAGGAGATAGACGAAATCCTCTCACCCGAGAGGATGATTCCCTCGGTGTGTCAGGGCATACTGGGAATAGAAGGCAGGGAAGGAGACAGCGAGGTTGAGAGGATAGTGAGGGAAGCCGTTAACTCTTACGAGTCTGAAGTTGCCGCAACGGTGGAGAGGGCCTTTTTGAGGACGGTTGAGGGAGGATGTCAGGTTCCTCTGGGCTGCTACGCAGTTGTTAACGAGGACAGAATCCTTGTAAGGGCCTTTATCTCCGACCTCAACGGCAGGTTTTACCACAAAGAGGAGGGGGTTTTCAGGTTTAAAGACCTGAGGGAGGCAGACTCCATAGGGGTGGCCGTTGCAGAGAGACTGCTCTCTGCCGGCGGTAAAACGATACTGGAAGAGCTTCTGAAATGCCAGTAA
- the hemA gene encoding glutamyl-tRNA reductase, whose product MGELTLCCLGVSHKTAPVSVREKFSFKGEELENALLRLNALPDVDECFILSTCNRVEIYFTTRSQTPFKGVIEFLVAHKGASVEEITKFFYRKSDQDAVRHGFYVASSLDSMIVGEPQIVGQFKDAFYTAKELGTVGTVLCRFCETALKVSKRVRTETGISRNAVSISFAAVELAKKIFGDLNGKKVAIIGAGEMAELAVKHLISNGASEVFVVNRTLEKAQKLAEEFGGKAFPLTELETVLKLADIVISSTGAPGYVLTPKNVLPALKARPDRPMFLIDIAVPRDIDPALNDHEGLYLYDIDDLQHVVEANIKERLREAEVAKEIIEGYVQRFIKWLRELEVAPLIAELKEKAEAIRKEVLEKRLPKLGLTPEQEAEVDNITRIIINKLLHQPITNVKKKAVEESTSQVVQIFREIFGLSKE is encoded by the coding sequence ATGGGAGAGCTGACGCTGTGCTGTCTGGGGGTGAGTCACAAAACGGCTCCCGTTAGCGTAAGGGAGAAGTTCTCGTTTAAGGGGGAGGAACTCGAAAACGCCCTTCTGAGGCTCAACGCCCTTCCCGACGTTGACGAGTGTTTCATACTATCAACCTGCAACAGGGTGGAGATATACTTCACAACCCGCTCACAGACCCCTTTTAAAGGGGTGATAGAGTTCCTCGTTGCCCATAAAGGGGCTTCGGTAGAGGAGATAACAAAGTTCTTCTACCGCAAAAGCGACCAAGACGCCGTAAGGCACGGGTTCTACGTTGCTTCCAGCCTCGATTCCATGATTGTCGGCGAGCCCCAGATAGTAGGCCAGTTTAAAGACGCCTTCTACACAGCAAAAGAGCTGGGAACCGTAGGCACGGTTCTGTGTAGGTTCTGCGAAACGGCCCTGAAGGTCTCGAAGAGGGTAAGGACCGAGACGGGAATCTCAAGGAACGCCGTTTCGATAAGTTTTGCCGCCGTTGAGCTCGCCAAGAAGATATTCGGAGATTTAAACGGCAAAAAGGTTGCCATAATAGGCGCCGGCGAGATGGCAGAGCTTGCGGTTAAACACCTCATCTCCAACGGTGCCTCGGAGGTGTTCGTTGTTAACAGAACCCTCGAGAAGGCCCAAAAGCTGGCAGAGGAGTTCGGGGGCAAGGCCTTTCCCCTTACAGAGCTTGAAACGGTTCTGAAGCTCGCCGACATAGTAATCAGCTCAACGGGAGCCCCGGGATACGTGCTTACTCCCAAAAACGTTCTCCCGGCCCTTAAGGCAAGGCCCGACAGACCGATGTTCCTCATAGATATAGCCGTCCCAAGGGACATAGACCCGGCCCTGAACGACCACGAAGGCCTCTACCTTTACGACATAGACGACCTGCAGCACGTTGTAGAGGCAAACATTAAAGAGAGGCTCAGGGAGGCGGAGGTAGCCAAGGAGATTATTGAAGGGTACGTTCAGCGTTTCATAAAGTGGTTGAGGGAGCTTGAGGTTGCCCCGCTTATAGCCGAGCTTAAAGAGAAGGCCGAGGCCATAAGGAAGGAGGTTTTAGAGAAGAGGCTTCCCAAGCTTGGCCTGACGCCGGAGCAGGAGGCGGAAGTCGACAATATAACGAGGATAATCATAAACAAGCTCCTCCACCAGCCGATTACCAACGTGAAGAAGAAGGCCGTTGAGGAGAGCACAAGCCAGGTTGTTCAGATATTCAGGGAGATTTTCGGACTGAGCAAGGAGTAG
- a CDS encoding cytochrome C assembly family protein codes for MSPEVLIYSTTVLYAISTVHYLLYLIFQKEKLAVVGLYSARVGFLTNLAAVVALVVKAGAISLFTPKGAFLLLGISVVTVFLYFSTKHRLSLSGAFLMPWATVSLIVASLASGTPKVVLPVGTVGMVHIVTAFLGYSAFIFAAVLSVIYLIFERHLKKKKFSVFFHKLPSLNLLESVIYHAITVGFMFITVSMFAGAVWSERLFGTYWSWHPKQVATLISWFVYAGIIHLYLYGNWKGKRLCYLSLAGLSVIMLNFIGVNLLSSKDIHSFKG; via the coding sequence ATGAGCCCGGAAGTTCTCATCTACTCTACAACCGTTCTCTACGCTATCTCTACGGTTCACTACCTGCTGTACCTCATATTCCAGAAGGAGAAGTTGGCGGTAGTCGGGCTCTACTCGGCACGGGTAGGGTTCCTCACAAACCTTGCAGCAGTAGTCGCCCTCGTTGTAAAGGCAGGAGCCATAAGCCTGTTTACACCCAAAGGGGCCTTTCTGCTTTTGGGCATAAGCGTAGTTACGGTGTTCCTCTACTTCTCAACAAAACACAGGCTCTCCCTGTCTGGGGCCTTTCTCATGCCCTGGGCCACCGTTTCGCTGATAGTTGCGTCGCTCGCCTCGGGCACGCCGAAGGTGGTTCTGCCGGTGGGAACGGTTGGAATGGTCCACATAGTTACAGCCTTCTTAGGATACAGTGCGTTCATCTTTGCCGCGGTGCTCTCGGTTATCTACCTGATATTTGAGAGGCACCTGAAGAAGAAGAAGTTCTCGGTCTTCTTCCACAAACTCCCCTCACTGAACCTGCTGGAGTCGGTAATTTACCACGCAATAACGGTCGGCTTTATGTTCATAACCGTTTCGATGTTTGCAGGCGCCGTTTGGTCGGAGAGGCTGTTCGGTACCTACTGGAGCTGGCACCCTAAGCAGGTTGCAACGCTGATATCGTGGTTCGTATACGCGGGGATAATCCACCTGTACCTCTACGGAAACTGGAAGGGCAAAAGGCTCTGCTACCTCTCGTTGGCAGGATTATCTGTAATAATGTTAAACTTTATCGGAGTAAATTTATTATCTTCTAAAGATATCCACTCGTTTAAGGGGTAA
- the aroD gene encoding type I 3-dehydroquinate dehydratase, producing MLLGTVKLGEIPRVIVALNGKNLKENLERARRLRIDLVEARLDLLEEVKPETVREFLDTVADYGFYAVTTLRPVWEGGRFEGSEEERLKLLELAVNHPATAAVDVELRSKLTEPVRQITKEAGKKLIVSYHDFEKTPREEEIEELFKACLKKQADIVKLAFAGKTHADAARVCCTLSKFKEPKVFMVMGEAGKFTRVVGFSFGSLLTYTFFGRPVAPGQIEAEELVRLISDFYPDYAKEKLKLQAEPVI from the coding sequence ATGCTGCTGGGAACCGTAAAGCTGGGAGAGATTCCGAGGGTAATCGTAGCCCTGAACGGTAAAAACCTCAAAGAGAACCTTGAAAGGGCCAGGCGGCTCAGAATAGACCTTGTAGAGGCAAGGCTCGACCTGCTCGAGGAGGTAAAGCCGGAAACGGTAAGGGAGTTCCTCGATACCGTTGCAGACTACGGCTTTTACGCAGTAACAACCTTAAGGCCGGTGTGGGAAGGGGGAAGGTTTGAAGGGAGCGAGGAGGAGAGGCTCAAGCTCCTTGAACTTGCGGTAAACCACCCGGCAACCGCCGCCGTAGACGTGGAGCTACGCTCTAAGCTGACAGAGCCGGTGAGGCAAATCACAAAAGAGGCCGGCAAGAAGCTCATAGTCTCCTACCACGACTTTGAGAAAACGCCCAGAGAGGAAGAGATAGAGGAGCTGTTTAAAGCGTGCTTAAAAAAACAGGCCGACATAGTTAAGCTCGCCTTCGCGGGCAAAACCCACGCAGACGCGGCGAGGGTATGCTGCACGCTCTCGAAGTTTAAGGAGCCCAAGGTGTTTATGGTTATGGGGGAAGCGGGGAAGTTCACCCGAGTTGTGGGCTTTAGCTTCGGCTCACTGCTCACCTACACCTTTTTCGGCAGGCCCGTTGCCCCGGGCCAGATAGAGGCGGAGGAGCTGGTAAGGCTCATATCGGACTTCTACCCCGACTACGCAAAAGAGAAGCTGAAGCTCCAAGCGGAGCCGGTGATATAA
- a CDS encoding DUF190 domain-containing protein: MKGLVGKRKLLRIFISLDDKFKGKPLWEYILRMVKEEGLAGATVFKAAAGIGAHSELRTFTVWRLAQDLPVVIEIIDSEEKIKPFLEKLDQVIEEGLVVLEDVEVISYRHRKGE, encoded by the coding sequence ATGAAAGGTCTTGTGGGAAAGAGGAAGCTGCTGAGGATTTTCATAAGCCTCGACGATAAGTTCAAGGGTAAACCGCTGTGGGAGTATATCCTCCGTATGGTAAAGGAGGAAGGGCTTGCCGGTGCCACCGTTTTCAAGGCGGCTGCAGGCATAGGAGCCCACTCGGAGCTGAGAACCTTTACCGTGTGGAGGCTGGCTCAGGACCTTCCCGTGGTAATAGAGATAATAGACTCCGAGGAGAAGATAAAACCCTTCCTTGAGAAGCTCGACCAGGTTATAGAGGAGGGACTCGTTGTCCTTGAAGATGTAGAGGTTATCTCCTACAGACACAGGAAAGGGGAGTAA
- the pilB gene encoding type IV-A pilus assembly ATPase PilB, whose amino-acid sequence MPVRADENKLKSFIADRLGLPLQLLQGKEWEKELIEKKIVSEEKLLSLLSEFFGVPYVDLRKVEIPPDVVKIVPRVTAEKQLILPFEKRGPILRLAMADPSDVQTRERIRFTTGFKIQPFVALPFRIKEKLEEVYGKAEEEFFSRLKSEIMKESSSKEETLEEVQISQQVLSLDDLKSLASQTPIVKLVNAVILEALKKGASDIHIEPFEKELRIRYRIDGVLHVVAKYQPDIKDAVVARIKVLSGLDIAEKRLPQDGRMRARFQGRDIDFRVSTVPTVYGEKVVLRILDKGALKLNLEELGFEEREYNLLKKAIHSPYGMVLVTGPTGSGKTTTLYSSLLEVNKPEVNIMTVEDPVEYNLYGINQVQVNPEIGLTFARALRAFLRQDPDIIMVGEIRDTETAEIAVEAALTGHLVLSTLHTNDAPSTVTRLVDMGIEPFLVSSSVILVIAQRLARKICPYCKEEFKYPKEVLEEVGFTPEEIEKIKTYKGKGCEKCDYTGYKGRVALYEVMELVPEIRDAIVKGENADRIREIAKKYGMRTLREIGKIKIAKGVTTPEEVLRVTRSY is encoded by the coding sequence ATGCCGGTTAGAGCAGATGAAAACAAGCTTAAAAGCTTTATCGCAGACAGGTTGGGACTCCCGCTACAACTGCTCCAGGGGAAAGAATGGGAGAAGGAGCTCATAGAGAAGAAGATTGTTTCGGAGGAGAAGCTCCTCTCCCTCCTTTCCGAGTTCTTCGGCGTTCCCTACGTAGACCTAAGGAAAGTGGAAATCCCGCCGGACGTTGTAAAAATCGTTCCGAGGGTAACCGCAGAGAAACAGCTCATACTCCCCTTTGAAAAGAGGGGGCCGATTCTCCGGCTTGCAATGGCAGACCCCTCCGACGTCCAAACGAGGGAGCGGATAAGGTTCACCACCGGCTTCAAGATACAGCCTTTCGTTGCCCTCCCCTTCAGGATAAAGGAGAAACTGGAGGAGGTTTACGGAAAGGCCGAGGAGGAGTTCTTCTCGAGGCTCAAAAGCGAGATAATGAAAGAGAGCTCCTCTAAGGAGGAGACCCTTGAAGAGGTTCAGATATCCCAGCAAGTTCTGTCGCTGGACGACCTGAAGAGCCTCGCCTCACAAACCCCGATTGTAAAGCTGGTAAACGCAGTTATACTCGAAGCCCTCAAGAAGGGCGCAAGCGACATCCACATAGAGCCCTTTGAGAAGGAGCTTCGAATCCGCTACCGTATAGACGGCGTCCTCCACGTTGTAGCCAAGTACCAGCCCGACATAAAAGACGCCGTAGTGGCGAGAATCAAAGTCCTGAGCGGACTCGACATAGCAGAGAAGCGCCTGCCCCAAGACGGCCGAATGAGGGCCCGCTTCCAGGGCAGAGACATAGACTTCAGGGTCTCAACGGTTCCCACCGTTTACGGTGAGAAAGTTGTTCTAAGGATACTGGACAAAGGGGCCCTGAAGCTGAACTTAGAGGAGCTGGGCTTTGAAGAGAGGGAGTACAACCTCCTAAAAAAAGCGATACACTCGCCCTACGGCATGGTTTTAGTAACCGGCCCCACGGGCTCCGGTAAAACCACAACCCTCTACTCGTCGCTCCTCGAGGTGAACAAACCGGAAGTCAACATAATGACCGTAGAGGACCCGGTTGAGTACAACCTCTACGGCATAAACCAGGTTCAGGTGAACCCGGAAATAGGCCTCACGTTCGCAAGGGCACTGAGGGCCTTTCTCCGGCAAGACCCAGACATCATAATGGTCGGAGAAATCAGGGACACCGAAACCGCCGAAATTGCAGTTGAGGCCGCCCTTACAGGTCACCTGGTTCTCTCGACCCTTCACACAAACGACGCCCCGAGCACCGTAACAAGGCTCGTAGATATGGGAATAGAGCCGTTCCTCGTTTCATCCTCGGTAATTCTCGTAATCGCCCAGAGGCTTGCGAGGAAAATCTGCCCCTACTGCAAGGAGGAGTTTAAGTACCCTAAAGAGGTACTCGAAGAGGTGGGCTTCACGCCCGAGGAGATAGAGAAGATAAAAACCTACAAGGGCAAGGGGTGCGAAAAGTGTGACTACACCGGCTACAAAGGCAGGGTGGCCCTTTACGAGGTAATGGAGCTCGTTCCTGAAATCAGAGACGCAATAGTAAAGGGAGAAAACGCAGACAGAATAAGAGAGATAGCCAAAAAGTACGGAATGAGGACCCTAAGGGAAATCGGCAAAATTAAAATTGCCAAGGGCGTTACAACACCCGAAGAAGTTCTGAGGGTAACGAGGAGCTACTGA
- a CDS encoding N-acetylmuramoyl-L-alanine amidase family protein: protein MLGRREALKLLLTSPLLLVGEAVARSRPVILRVRYSATRERTRIVLDCTGKVERSWIKEHFSGNTLWLTFKGVGASRRMARLLRRSPLVREVEVIPVTHTKARVKVVMREPHKFKIFGLRPCGRRPFRVVIDVFPDYLPIECAVRKVPQRIVVIDPGHGGKDPGAVWPIGSKHPRIEEKWITLAIALKVRKYLSRNPNIKVVMTRTRDVYVPLLKRAEIAAKVCADAFVSIHADSMPNYPNWSGVTVFKASPALFAKAQQMARKVAKNVRMCSDTMCWSISPLLINLSTTVTFAESAKLARAIVESLKAHVNDELINGIKDMRRNIVVLKTPGRPAVLIESGFITNPLDRKRLVEPWYQDEIARGIARGIEHYLDSLNAVAYLERRR from the coding sequence ATGCTGGGAAGAAGGGAAGCTTTGAAGCTCCTGCTGACATCGCCGCTCCTCCTTGTAGGTGAGGCGGTTGCAAGGAGCAGACCGGTAATACTGAGGGTTCGCTACTCTGCAACCAGGGAGAGAACCCGTATAGTCCTTGATTGCACCGGAAAAGTAGAGAGGAGCTGGATAAAGGAGCACTTCTCCGGCAATACTCTCTGGCTAACCTTTAAGGGAGTGGGAGCTTCCCGCCGCATGGCCCGTCTTTTAAGGCGCAGCCCCCTTGTGAGGGAAGTTGAGGTCATTCCGGTTACCCACACGAAGGCCCGTGTAAAAGTGGTAATGCGGGAGCCCCACAAGTTCAAAATATTCGGCCTGAGGCCCTGCGGAAGGCGGCCCTTCAGGGTAGTTATAGACGTTTTCCCCGACTACCTCCCCATAGAGTGTGCCGTTAGGAAGGTGCCCCAGCGGATAGTGGTTATAGACCCGGGCCACGGCGGAAAGGACCCCGGGGCCGTTTGGCCGATTGGCTCAAAGCACCCAAGGATAGAGGAGAAGTGGATAACTCTTGCCATAGCCCTGAAGGTTAGGAAGTACTTGAGCCGCAACCCCAACATAAAGGTTGTTATGACCAGAACGAGGGACGTTTACGTCCCCCTTCTAAAGCGGGCCGAAATTGCCGCAAAGGTGTGTGCCGACGCCTTCGTCAGCATCCACGCCGACTCTATGCCCAACTACCCCAACTGGAGCGGCGTTACCGTGTTTAAGGCCTCTCCTGCGCTCTTTGCAAAGGCCCAACAGATGGCCAGGAAGGTTGCCAAGAACGTTAGGATGTGTAGTGATACCATGTGTTGGAGCATAAGCCCCCTCCTTATAAACCTCTCCACAACCGTTACTTTCGCCGAGAGTGCAAAACTCGCAAGGGCGATAGTGGAGAGCCTGAAGGCCCACGTTAACGACGAGCTCATAAACGGCATAAAGGACATGCGCCGCAACATAGTTGTCCTTAAAACGCCGGGCAGACCGGCGGTTCTTATAGAGTCTGGCTTCATCACCAACCCCCTTGACAGGAAGCGCCTTGTTGAGCCCTGGTACCAAGACGAAATTGCAAGGGGTATAGCCCGAGGAATAGAGCACTACCTGGACTCTCTCAACGCCGTTGCATACCTTGAGAGGAGGCGTTAA
- the aroA gene encoding 3-phosphoshikimate 1-carboxyvinyltransferase, whose translation MVTLHFKGKKLKGELRVPSDKSISHRCIMLGSLNRGEVVVKHFLRSEDCLNTLKAFVELGADVTDTGTELIIKGKGKRSLKEPFNVIDLGNSGTSIRLMAGILAGQPFYSVLTGDRYLRRRPMDRVAVPLRMMGAQIYGREGGKYPPLTIIGKEKLRGISYKSPKASAQVKSSILLAGLFTDETVEVTEPAKSRDHTERMLRAFGVDVEENGLTVRLGKNRELAADLEIDVPADISSAAFFIVGALITPGSEVLLKSVILNPTRTGILDVASRMGADITVLNRRSVSGEEVGDLLVRFTPHLKATVIEGEEIPRLIDELPVIALLATQAEGETVIRDAAELRVKESDRIKSTVENLNAIGACVEELPDGMVIRGKTPLKGGTVSSFGDHRIAMTLAVASLITEEPVVIDEVDSVSTSYPSFFDDLSRLLS comes from the coding sequence ATGGTTACGCTGCACTTTAAGGGCAAAAAGCTTAAAGGGGAGCTTCGGGTCCCTTCCGATAAATCCATCTCCCACCGCTGCATTATGCTCGGCAGCCTCAACAGGGGAGAGGTTGTTGTAAAGCACTTCCTCCGCTCTGAAGACTGCCTGAACACCCTGAAAGCCTTTGTGGAGCTCGGCGCCGACGTAACAGATACCGGCACCGAACTTATCATTAAGGGAAAGGGTAAAAGGAGCCTTAAAGAGCCCTTTAACGTTATAGACCTCGGGAACTCCGGAACTTCCATAAGGCTGATGGCCGGAATACTTGCCGGCCAGCCTTTCTACTCCGTTCTCACAGGCGACAGGTACCTCAGGCGCAGGCCTATGGACAGGGTTGCCGTTCCCTTGAGGATGATGGGGGCCCAAATCTACGGAAGGGAAGGGGGTAAGTACCCTCCCCTTACGATTATCGGCAAGGAGAAGTTGAGAGGGATATCCTACAAGAGCCCCAAGGCTTCTGCCCAGGTGAAGTCCTCTATACTCCTTGCGGGCCTCTTTACCGACGAAACCGTTGAGGTAACCGAGCCTGCCAAGAGCCGCGACCACACCGAGAGGATGCTCAGGGCTTTCGGCGTAGACGTTGAAGAAAACGGCCTTACCGTTAGGCTCGGTAAGAACCGAGAGCTTGCTGCCGACCTCGAGATAGACGTTCCCGCCGATATCTCCTCTGCGGCCTTCTTCATAGTGGGAGCCCTTATAACCCCCGGCTCTGAGGTGCTCCTTAAGAGCGTAATCCTCAACCCCACCAGAACCGGAATTCTCGACGTTGCAAGCCGAATGGGGGCAGATATTACCGTTTTAAACAGGCGCTCCGTTTCCGGTGAAGAGGTGGGAGACCTGCTGGTAAGGTTCACCCCCCACCTTAAGGCCACCGTGATAGAGGGTGAGGAGATTCCCCGCCTTATAGACGAGCTTCCCGTTATAGCCCTCCTTGCGACTCAGGCCGAGGGGGAGACTGTAATAAGAGACGCCGCAGAGCTGAGGGTGAAAGAGAGCGACCGGATAAAGAGCACCGTTGAGAACTTAAACGCCATCGGCGCTTGCGTTGAGGAGCTCCCCGACGGCATGGTGATAAGGGGTAAAACGCCCTTAAAGGGCGGCACCGTCTCCTCCTTCGGAGACCACCGGATAGCCATGACCCTTGCGGTTGCCTCCTTAATTACCGAAGAGCCGGTTGTTATAGATGAAGTAGACTCCGTTTCCACCTCCTACCCGTCTTTCTTCGACGACTTATCCCGTCTGCTTTCGTAG
- a CDS encoding peptidase U32 family protein, with protein sequence MGKPEVLAPAGSLEKLKFAVDFGADAVYLGGKLFNLRAKAANFTLEEMAEAIDYAHKRGVKVYVTLNAFVRNGDFPAVEEFVKEVRQLKPDAFIVSDPGVITTVKELAPEVELHLSTQANVTNYRAVNFYRSAGVSRVVLARELSIEEIREIKERVPDVELEVFVHGAMCMAYSGRCLLSNYLSYRESNKGACSQSCRWKFYLVEETRPGEFMPIEEDQHGTYILNSKDLCALPLLEELIEAGVDSLKIEGRVKSAYYVAVTTSVYRRAVDLLTENREAFYRELPKLMAELEKVSHRPYTTGFLKGENGSLQHYETSSYIRNYKFLGIYRDGVWQVRNPIRVGQEVELFLPTAESFKAKVTAIEVEKKGRIIRAEEAHPNQRAKIRFDKEVPVTERTILRREEAPVGAGV encoded by the coding sequence ATGGGAAAACCAGAAGTTCTCGCACCGGCGGGAAGCCTTGAAAAGCTGAAGTTTGCGGTAGATTTCGGGGCAGACGCCGTTTACTTGGGGGGGAAGCTCTTTAACCTGAGGGCAAAGGCGGCCAACTTCACCCTGGAGGAGATGGCAGAAGCCATAGACTACGCCCACAAAAGGGGCGTTAAAGTGTACGTTACCCTCAACGCGTTCGTCAGGAACGGCGATTTTCCGGCAGTAGAGGAGTTTGTAAAAGAGGTAAGGCAGCTCAAACCCGACGCCTTCATAGTATCCGACCCGGGCGTTATAACAACGGTAAAGGAGCTGGCCCCGGAAGTTGAGCTCCACCTTTCCACACAGGCCAACGTTACAAACTACAGGGCGGTGAACTTCTACCGCTCTGCAGGCGTCAGCAGGGTGGTTCTTGCCCGTGAGCTCTCAATAGAAGAGATAAGGGAGATAAAAGAGCGGGTTCCAGACGTTGAGCTTGAAGTGTTCGTCCACGGGGCAATGTGTATGGCCTACTCGGGCAGGTGTCTGCTGTCTAACTACCTCTCCTACAGGGAGAGCAACAAGGGAGCGTGCTCCCAGAGCTGCCGGTGGAAGTTCTACCTGGTTGAGGAGACAAGACCCGGAGAGTTCATGCCGATAGAGGAAGACCAGCACGGCACCTACATTTTAAACTCCAAGGACCTGTGCGCACTCCCGCTGCTCGAGGAGCTAATAGAGGCGGGTGTCGATTCCCTTAAGATAGAGGGGAGGGTAAAGAGCGCCTACTACGTTGCAGTTACAACAAGCGTTTACAGAAGGGCAGTAGACCTTCTGACGGAAAACAGGGAAGCCTTCTACAGAGAGCTTCCCAAACTTATGGCAGAGCTCGAGAAGGTGAGCCATAGGCCCTACACAACCGGATTCCTCAAAGGGGAAAACGGCTCCCTTCAGCACTACGAAACGAGCTCCTACATAAGGAACTACAAGTTCCTCGGCATCTATAGAGATGGAGTGTGGCAGGTGAGGAACCCCATCCGGGTAGGCCAAGAGGTTGAGCTATTCCTGCCAACGGCCGAGAGCTTCAAAGCCAAAGTAACGGCCATAGAAGTGGAGAAAAAGGGCCGGATAATAAGGGCCGAGGAGGCCCACCCGAACCAGAGGGCAAAAATCCGGTTCGACAAAGAGGTTCCGGTTACGGAGAGAACCATTCTACGGAGGGAAGAGGCCCCCGTTGGGGCCGGAGTTTAA
- a CDS encoding replication initiator protein A — MRINDLKETSQAPSTLNLSKQFIYNIFWLSGREREKSGRISLSYYRGNKNLKTTITVKGNPVPFWGDAKVLLALMFLAQTTESPEVRVSYLKLLKLLGRGSSRESYSSLKESLKVLKNTSVHVEVELQSKFRDEIFSFSTAYSLIDEVCWPKERTSPLVVKLNEEFLNKSLGESFSVPIHALMDSKVKGFYLKLLLLGFYFFQNNNHFLNIGYVERGGILDENFCYKWFKEKITFQRLKKAVNALNGMKELPYQIKITKGKREGRNKTLIFHKAGNREERP; from the coding sequence ATGAGAATCAATGATTTAAAGGAAACATCGCAGGCGCCCAGCACGCTGAACCTGTCTAAACAGTTCATCTACAACATCTTTTGGCTGTCGGGCAGAGAAAGGGAGAAAAGCGGGAGGATATCCCTCAGCTACTACCGCGGAAATAAGAACCTGAAAACCACAATCACGGTAAAGGGCAATCCCGTCCCCTTTTGGGGAGACGCAAAGGTCCTTTTGGCACTGATGTTTCTGGCCCAAACCACAGAAAGCCCGGAGGTAAGAGTAAGCTACTTGAAGCTCCTTAAGTTGTTGGGGAGGGGAAGCTCCAGGGAGTCTTATAGCTCCCTAAAAGAGTCTTTAAAAGTTCTTAAAAACACTTCCGTCCACGTTGAGGTGGAGCTTCAAAGCAAGTTCAGAGACGAAATCTTCTCCTTCTCTACGGCCTACTCCCTAATAGACGAAGTCTGCTGGCCAAAGGAGAGAACGTCGCCCCTGGTTGTGAAGCTCAACGAAGAGTTTCTGAACAAGAGCCTGGGAGAAAGCTTTTCCGTTCCGATTCACGCCCTTATGGACTCTAAAGTAAAAGGGTTCTACCTCAAACTCTTACTTTTGGGGTTTTACTTCTTCCAAAACAACAACCACTTTCTCAACATAGGGTACGTAGAAAGGGGTGGCATTTTAGATGAGAACTTCTGCTACAAGTGGTTTAAGGAGAAGATAACTTTCCAAAGGCTGAAAAAGGCCGTTAACGCTTTAAACGGCATGAAGGAGCTTCCCTACCAAATCAAAATAACAAAGGGGAAAAGAGAGGGGAGGAACAAAACTTTAATTTTCCATAAGGCCGGGAACAGAGAGGAGCGGCCTTGA